The Patescibacteria group bacterium genome segment GGGTTTTCGACTTAAAAGCACCCCTAAACAAAAATTAGCCTATCATGGTATTTATGGTTTGATTGCTCCGACTGCTAATTTGCTTTTCAATTCTCTAAGCAGAGACACACGAGAGAAAAATGATTTGATTATTCGAGCTATTTTTACCGGCGCTGCTCCAACGATTAAGGAACAGCTGAACCGTAGCCTCAAAGGCGATTACTTTGAAAAAATTTACCATAATTTTAATCTATTCAATCGTTTAGGGGTTATAGATGAAATCATTGTTAAGGAAAAATTAGATAGGAATAAGATTTATAAGATTCTATTCAATCCTAAGGAATTGGTGCCTACCTTGCTGGATCATAAGTTAGTTGCCTTGATCTGGCTGAGCGGTAAGATCAATCAGAATAAGAAACTGATTATAAATCTGTTGGAGGATTTTTGCAATGAGCAGCTGATTAATCAGGGCGGCAAAATGACAATCAAGCTTTGGCTTAACTATTTGAATAAAATTAATAAACATTGGGCCGCTGAAGTTGCGACTGAGTACGATAAGAATAAAGAAATAATTAATTCTCTCTGATGAAATTATTACTTTGCTACCCGCCGGTTTCCGATCAATACGAAAAGATAAGGGATTCGGGCTTAGCGCCGCATCTTAGTTTATTGTGTTTGGCGAGCCAGGCCAGATTCAAGTTTAAGGGAATAAAAATAAAAATAATTGATGGGCATCATTTTGATTCGAAAAAAATCAAAGAGCTTATTGACGAGTTCAAGCCGGATTTGGCGGGTTTTAGCGTTGATTTTACCAATTATCAGAGCGCTATCGGCTTAAGCAAATATTGCAAAAGATTCAAAATCAAGGTGCTGCTAGGCAGTAATCATGCTTCGAATCTTTATGAACAGATATTGGCTAATCAGCCATCGGTTGATGCGATCGTCTGCAATGACGGTGAAGACGGGTTAGTTGGCTATATTAACCATCTATTAGGCAAGATGAGTTTGGGCCAAGTGCCTAATCTGGCCTATCGACAGGATGGCAAGGTAGTCAGAAATGCCTTGAAAACATTCGATCTGAAGTTGATGAAGGAGCCAGCCTACGATCTATGCGATATGGAGGAATATTTTAAAAGGCAGCAAAAGGTTTTTGGCAAAAATTTCAGGATGCTGCAGTTCACTAGTCAACGCGGTTGCGTAAATTTTCCGCTTTGTGTCTTTTGCGGCCGTTATCCCGATGGCTATCGCTTGCGGCCGGCCAGGATTGTTGCCCGGGAAGTCCTCAAATACATCAAGAGATATAATCTCAACGAAGTTTGGGATCGCAGCGATAGCTTTATCCAATCCTTGTCTTGGCTGAAAGAATTTCGCGATGAGATTTATTCGCAAAAATATAACCCTTTTAAGGATAAAACCGTAACTTTTAAGACTTATGCCCGAGGCGATCAACTGCTTAAACCGGAAGTAATTGAATTGCTCAAAGATTTAAATTTTCGTATTGTTTTTATCGGTTATGAGGCCGGGGACGATAGGATTTTAAAAAATATCGGCAAGAATAGCAAGGTGGAATCCTACTATCAGGCGACTAAAAATGTTTTGGATGCCGGCATGCAGATTGATGCCAGTTTTATTGTCGGCCTGCCGGGAGAAAATAAAGCAAGCTTGGCCAATCATATCAAATTTGTCAAAAAATTGGTTAAAATGGGACTGCGGAAGATTAGGGTCAATAGATTATTGGTTTTGCCGGGCACGCCGTTATATCGAAAGGTGCTGGAAAAATATCCACAGCTTCGTGATAAAGATATTTATGATATGCAGGAAATCCAGGAAAAGCTTTTCACAACGGATTATTATAATTTGAAAGATTTTGGCGGGAGCGTTAAGAAATTCAAACTGGCTCTTAATGATACAGCCGAAGAAATGACGCATTTGGTCACTGTTGCCGGCGGCGGTGCCGAAGGTTATGGCCATGGGAAAAGCAAGATGATTTTAAGCGGTTCGGAATATGAAAAAAAATGAAGCTGACATCAGCGTCAATCTGAATAATAAGATTGTCCTAAAAAACCCTTTTATCTTGGGTGCTTTTGAGTTGACCGGAGATTTGACTGGACTCGAGATGGCCCATCGGTCTTCAGCTGGAAAGTTCGGCGCGATAGTTATTAAAACAACAACGATTAAAAAACGTAGCGGTTACTCGGAGCCGAAGGTAGCTAATTTCGGTGATGGTTATCTGGTAGCTTCCGGCATGAAAAATCCGGGAATAAAAGCCGTCTGCGGTAATATCAGAATATTCAAAAAATTGCATCCTGAGCAAGTGTTATTTTTAAGTATTGCCCCGATCAATCCCAAGAGCGTCATAAAAGATTTAGTTTATTTAGCGCGAGCCGCCGCCAAGGCGGGAGTGGATGCAGTGGAGCTGAATTTATCCTGCCCGCATAGCGATCAAAAAGAAAAATTTGATACTTGCATTATTGCGCAGAATCCGGCCTTGGTAAGAAGGATTGTTTCCCAATTAAAAGCTCAGCTGGCTGATTTTCCTCGTTTAGCTTTGATACCGAAATTGAGCGGTTGGAATTGTGATTTAACTGCCGTGGCATTAGCGGCTGAGCAGGGCGGAGCTGATGCTGTCGTCATTTCTAATATTTTTCCCGGTACTGGTTTTTTTACTGGGATAAATAAAATCAACAACAATCACCATTATCAGATCGGTCAGCATTTAGTGGGTAATGAAAAGGGCGGATTTACCGGTAAGGCGTTGCATTCTGCGGTGCTACTGATGGTTGAAGATGTCAAAAGGCAAATTAAAATTCCCATTATTGCTACCGGCGGATGCGCTACCGACAGTGATTCAATAATACAAACTTTCTTCGCTGGAGCTTCCGCCATTGAAACAGTTACGCCCTTCTATTTTGAATCAGATCATTACAAAAGTTTTGATAAAAAGATCTCGGGCTATTTGAAAGATTTGTCGGTTTATATGAAAAAAAACGGGCTTAACGATCTTGATAGTTTTTATCATTTGGCGCATAGGAGTTTTTGGCAGGGTTTTAGAATTTGGCGAAAAAAATAAATCAGGGCCGGGGCGAAGGGCAAAAATTCCTCCCCCCCCCAAATCCTCCAGTCATTTTTGCCCTGATTTCCGCCCCGGCTTCAAAAATCGGCATTGGGAAATTTTTGGAAAAAATTTCGTGTTTTCTTAAGGAGGGAGAGCTTTGGACTTGTTTCGCAAGTTTGTTCGCCACCCTCACGGGTGGCGATTTGCGTTTAATAAATAAAAATAATAATATAAAGATATTAATATTTTTATATGCAAATAATTAATAAAGCCGTTATAGGAAGTCGTTCCTGCATAATAGAATACAATGATACTGATGATTTTTCGTCATTACCATATGATTTGTGTACTCAGGTTTATGGTGTTTGTTTTTATGAAGATAAAATTATAGTTGTACATGAAGGTAAAAGAGATATTTGGATGCTGGCGGGTGGAAGTATTGAATCAGGGGAAACATACGAACAGACATTAAGGCGTGAGGTTCAAGAAGAATCAAATATGGAGATTATAACTTGGACTCCTTTGGGTTGGCAAAAAATAGTCTATAATGATAATGGCGAGGCCGTTATTCAATTACGGGCAGTTTGTAGAGTCAAGCCATTAGGTGAATTTATTAAAGACCCGGCCGGTACTGTAGATAAAATGGAATTAATTAACCCTGATGATTACAGGAAATATTTTGATTGGGGTGATATAGGGGAATGGATAATTAATTCAGCTAAACAAAAAGTTAATTTAATATAAAAAATATGCAAAAAATAGCCACCCAAGTATTTATTTATGCGTCAATCGTTTTTGGAATTATTGGAATATTAGTAGTCATAACGGCTTCCGGTCCGGATACGCCGGATTCAAGAATCAGTGAAATTCTTATCAGGCTTATGTTTGCTACGGTTTTTATAATATTGCCTTCATTTGCTTTAAGTGTTGCTGGCAGATATCTAAAAGATTAAGAGTTATTTTTGTTCTGAATTGTTTTTATCTGATTTCATGTAGATCCGGATTGATGCTTTCAAGCCGAATAAGGATAATTATTAATAATAAAAGAGCAGTCGCGATGGCTGCTCTTTAAATAAATACATAAAGTGCGAATTAGAATTACTTATATGCTGATCGGAAGCAATCAAAGGCGTTGACTGCGGCCGTAAGCAAATCCCGCTTCAGGCAAAGCTCGTCACAGAGCATCATTTCGCGATAGCCGATATCATACAGCCAAGCCAGCTCCAAAAAATCGGAGCAAGATGGGACTGGTTCGGCGACTACCGAAAGCATAATGCGGGAACCGACGCAGGCGCCGGGGTCCTTGGCGATGATCAGTTTTAGCGCCGCCATAATTTCATGGGGCCGATCGATTTCAACATACAAATCGCCTCGAGCCGCTATGAGTGACGTCTTGTCGCTTCTTTTGAATTCAGTGGCAACGTATTCCAATCCTTTCTTATCCTCAATTTTCAGCTTGACTTCAGCATCTGGTCCGACTAGTTCTCGGAACTCATCGATATAGCGCTGATTGCTGACATACGAAAGATAATACCTGGTAAAACCCGCCGCTCTGACTTTTTCGATCTTCAGCTTCTCTTCATCCGTGAACATCTCACCCAGAATCCGTAATTGCGGATGTCTGACATGGAGCGATTCTCCGGCTTTGACTAAATACTCTGGACCGCCATTAAAAATTAATCTCCGGCCACCGTCTTCCAGACGGATCAGTTCTGCGCCGTCTGCTCCAGCCTTGAATAGCACTGGTATCGGCGTAGGAACACTGATCGGATGATTGATGACAATATCCAGAAAATGGGGATTGAAGTTGACCTCAGTAATTCTTAACTGACGGCCCTTGATGTCATACCACAGCGGGACGCCAAATAGCGATGATTTGATTTTTTCCAGCTCATGATCCAATTCCGGACAGCTCATCATCGCGCTATTAAGGCGGATGCCGGCAATTCGGTTGTCATTGGCGAACTGATCAAAATGAGGCATGCTCGGCCAAAGCGTTACATGTAAAAATAAATCATCAAGAATTTTCGGGACCACTAGCTGAGGCCTACCTTTCTTAATCCATTTGAACATGGCAAGCCTCCCTTAAAGCAGTTTGCTTCCGGGTTTGACGGCAGTTTTCGAACGACGGCGAGTAACAGATCGTCCGGGAGCAGGCAGCATTTCCTGTGGGTCAGCCGGTTGCGGATCATGGATTGTTTCCAGGGACTTGAAAACAATAGCGATTTTTTTTGGTCCATCATGGTCTTTCAGTTGCCGTTGGGTCACTTCCTCGCGGAAGTAATCAAACTTGCCGGTTTCTTCGCCCAGGATGCCAAAAATGATATCCACAACGCGGTCGGCATTCGGCAGGGTGGTAATATGATCTTCTCCGAGCAAATCAGCCCAGGTCTTGTAGATTTTCTTGTTAGTCGAATCCATTGCATTAGCGTTTCCGCAGTCGCCATAGGGACGCCGGATAAGATAGACTGCCCAATTGTTTTTCAAACTCTCAAAAACGTCTTTGGTCGAAAGCCGGCCTTGGATTTTGATGCCCAACAGATCTTTCGCCTGTTCAGCATTAATGAAAGGGTAGGGCGCTTCATCGCCGATAAAGATCAGAATGCCTTTGCGGATCGTATTCGGCATTTCGGCCAGTCGATCAAAATAGAGGGCGATCAGTTCATATGTTTCCATTACTCCGCTACCGCCATTGCCTTCGATAATCAATTCTTTAAGCGCCTTTTTCATATCCAAGCCCTTGGCCGGCGGTCGGATCTGTACCGGGTAGCTATCGCCATGGGCGTCGCCAGTCGCTCCGAAGCAGATCTCCATATCTTTGCCGAGGTACTCCTGGCCTTCAAGATCCAAGTATCCCAGTTTGGAAAAGAATACTTTCGGATCTTTTCCCATTGAACCGGTAACATCGGAAATGATGGCGAGAGGAATCCGTGACTTAAAAACAACTTTGGGAGCAATCAGATCTTTTTTGCCTTTTCCGGCAGTAACCGCATCCGCATAACTTCTGCCCGCATGGGCATCGTAGGCTTTGCGTGCGCTTTTGAAATCATGGCCTTTCCACGGACCTGGATCGAAATCACTGGATTCTGACATGATTATTCTCCTTTTCGGTTGTAATTTATTAAATTAATCTAAGCCGGGAATTGGTGCAAGATTTGTTGAACTCTTTCCAAAGCATTTCAATCTCACTTCTTTAATCTCATCACATAGATCATTACCGCCCGTGCCCCATTTCGGTCGACTATTTACGTCACGCACAATCAGCCGGCGGATAAAATTACAGAGTTCATCCGGCACATAATTGGGCACTGATCGATGCTTGACGGCTTGGATGTCTCCGCTCAAGGCGTAAATCATGGTCACGCCAAGGCTGTAAAGATCTGATTCCGGAACCAAGACTAACCCCTTCAATTGTTCCGGGGGAGACATAAGCGCAGTATATCCTTTGTTATCAGATCGAGCACCTGGCTTAACCATCGACAGGCCGAAATCAACAATCGAAATCATATGGGTCGGATTTTGGATAATGATATTTTGTGGCTTAATGTCTCCATGGATGACTCCATGGTAATGGATGTATTTGAGAGCGTTAAGAACGCGCTCGGCAATCCAGGCGACATGTTCGGCCGGAATTGGACCGATTTTATTGACGACTTGTTCTAACGTCAGGCCGGGGATATAGCTCATGATAAGTATATATCGTCCGTCATCAAGT includes the following:
- a CDS encoding tRNA-dihydrouridine synthase: MKKNEADISVNLNNKIVLKNPFILGAFELTGDLTGLEMAHRSSAGKFGAIVIKTTTIKKRSGYSEPKVANFGDGYLVASGMKNPGIKAVCGNIRIFKKLHPEQVLFLSIAPINPKSVIKDLVYLARAAAKAGVDAVELNLSCPHSDQKEKFDTCIIAQNPALVRRIVSQLKAQLADFPRLALIPKLSGWNCDLTAVALAAEQGGADAVVISNIFPGTGFFTGINKINNNHHYQIGQHLVGNEKGGFTGKALHSAVLLMVEDVKRQIKIPIIATGGCATDSDSIIQTFFAGASAIETVTPFYFESDHYKSFDKKISGYLKDLSVYMKKNGLNDLDSFYHLAHRSFWQGFRIWRKK
- a CDS encoding protein kinase — translated: MFKKPRDPSGPIPDYYSLLQVNPMASPEVIHAAYLALMKKHHPDMKDTAGRMARQLNEAHEILSDTAKRRSYDAGRNNLTGKIIGDYRLLREIAEGGFGTTYLGEHILTKQPVCLKHCHNVDPEFNEILLQETIAMWDLRHFSIPAVRNIIKLDDGRYILIMSYIPGLTLEQVVNKIGPIPAEHVAWIAERVLNALKYIHYHGVIHGDIKPQNIIIQNPTHMISIVDFGLSMVKPGARSDNKGYTALMSPPEQLKGLVLVPESDLYSLGVTMIYALSGDIQAVKHRSVPNYVPDELCNFIRRLIVRDVNSRPKWGTGGNDLCDEIKEVRLKCFGKSSTNLAPIPGLD
- a CDS encoding radical SAM protein, encoding MKLLLCYPPVSDQYEKIRDSGLAPHLSLLCLASQARFKFKGIKIKIIDGHHFDSKKIKELIDEFKPDLAGFSVDFTNYQSAIGLSKYCKRFKIKVLLGSNHASNLYEQILANQPSVDAIVCNDGEDGLVGYINHLLGKMSLGQVPNLAYRQDGKVVRNALKTFDLKLMKEPAYDLCDMEEYFKRQQKVFGKNFRMLQFTSQRGCVNFPLCVFCGRYPDGYRLRPARIVAREVLKYIKRYNLNEVWDRSDSFIQSLSWLKEFRDEIYSQKYNPFKDKTVTFKTYARGDQLLKPEVIELLKDLNFRIVFIGYEAGDDRILKNIGKNSKVESYYQATKNVLDAGMQIDASFIVGLPGENKASLANHIKFVKKLVKMGLRKIRVNRLLVLPGTPLYRKVLEKYPQLRDKDIYDMQEIQEKLFTTDYYNLKDFGGSVKKFKLALNDTAEEMTHLVTVAGGGAEGYGHGKSKMILSGSEYEKK
- a CDS encoding NUDIX domain-containing protein, with translation MQIINKAVIGSRSCIIEYNDTDDFSSLPYDLCTQVYGVCFYEDKIIVVHEGKRDIWMLAGGSIESGETYEQTLRREVQEESNMEIITWTPLGWQKIVYNDNGEAVIQLRAVCRVKPLGEFIKDPAGTVDKMELINPDDYRKYFDWGDIGEWIINSAKQKVNLI